A window of Quercus robur chromosome 12, dhQueRobu3.1, whole genome shotgun sequence genomic DNA:
CCTAAGGGCATTGGCTAGCATAACCCTTTATTGTTACATGTCGAAAGTTAGATGAAGGTTCTTTTAGTGTTTATatgtcattttttggatttcttttcCTCTTAATGACTTATTAATTCTATTTGTATATGGTGGAGTTATGAAAGTTAATAAAGGTCATATGGTTATGATAAAAGGATAGAAAACTTTTAAGAATTAATTTGTATAGGTCAATCAGTGATACAATTAAAGGTGGAtcatatcataatttttatgGTGGAGCACAAGACAAAGAGAAGTGTTTTAATTATAACACCACAAATGGAAGATAGTAATAGATGAAAGAGAtaaagatttttgaaaaaaattaagtgatATGATTGAAAAGCCAAATCCAACAAAGAAGTTCATGAATTACTTTGTACTCATTAATTGTTCCATTTGTTAAGAACATTGTAAAGCACTTCTATGGTTGAAATTTGTTGAGCCCAATTCATGAAAGGATAAGTGTTAATATGCATAGACTTGTTGGTTTTGAAAATCCCACATTGATTAGAAAGAAATAGTACAAAGGtataatgatttttattaaaaatagtaatcccatattgagaagaaaaagaaccaaAGGTTTAGAAGGATAGTGCAACTTTGAATTGCTTTGGTACGTAAAGAGTTTAAAGACAAAACTTTATTAGTGCTTAGTGTCTTGGATTTGAGAGTTTACCTTAAAAGTTTCTTTTCTAGTATCATTGATATTGGATATATTGTGAACATAAGCATTTGATCAAACAAACTTCTATTTTATGTCTTATGGCACTTACAATtttattgtgtatatatattatcacttACAAAAACTAGTAATTTTTGTgcaggacctttttttttttttttccttgttaagATATGAGGGCATTTAGAGCTCTTTGAGCATTAAACTAATCTCTTGAAGTAGTCTCTCGGTCTCACAAATACCAAGTTATTATAGGGAGAAATTCCTTGTAAGTGGCTCTAATATGCTAGCTAGAACCTCATGGATATCATGAGATCTTAAAAACTATTAAACCAACCCTTAACAAGTTAATTTTTACACACTATACACattatttgtgggttttggcATCTATTTGTGGGTTTTGGCATTTTAATCAATCCATTGATTTGATACAAAATGTCCACAGAACCCAATAAAATGTCTTCTTGATTAGTAAATTTACTAATTTTAACTAAGATtcaacaaaatcatcaaaatctcACACAAAACACAGCCCCATATTAACCAAAATCAGATAAGACACATtttacacaaacccaaaaatatcacCACAACACCACCAATCGATTTGCCAAAACCCCCCATCAAAACCCCAATTCCAACAATATCACAGGTACATTTAAactcattaatgagaaaataacaCACAAACATAACCATATATCAAAAAATACTTTAGATCATCATCATTGCAGCatataaaagacaacaaaattcttATCTTGCGTAGTAAATTTACTACTTTTAAgtaagtttcaacaaaataatcaaaatcccacataaaaCACAACCTAATATTACCCAAAATCAGAAAAGATATCAAAGGAGAGCAACGTATCTGTAATCAACGGCAGCGGGTACGATGAGGGTTCAAAGGAAGCACTAGGGTTCCGGCAATGACGATTGATCAAATTAAGAGGGTGAGGGAGACTAGATAGGGAGAGTGAGACTAATGGACAGTGGGGGAGAGTGGGGAAGAGTGACTACAGAGTAGAGAGCGAGGGAGAGTGTGGAGGGAGAGTGATGGCAGAAAGCGTGGGAGAGTGTACAGGGAGAGAGTGAACAGGCATTGTGAGTCGTTAAGGATTCAAATTGTTGAAGGCaaactcaattttctatttACTGAGTTATACATTTTCAcacaagcatttttttttattggaaaaagcCACGTCTGCTTTGCCAGCGTGGCACAACGCTCATACTAACTCGACCATATGAATATCAAGTTTTTTAGTAACTCGCTTATAGGATAATCGagttttatatgaaaaatcGACCCTAACATtattgagtttcaaaataggggtatttccctaaatagtttgagaaaatgggcaaaataCTGGAAAATTTGTGAGAAAGGGGCAAATGCCTATTTTGGCAGTCAAACATGTACAAAAGCACCGACATAAAGAGTTGCTAACCATAgttgaaaatcaaaactaagCATTGTTAGTTGTTACGTTatgctgaaaaataaaattataattcaccaaaaaaaaagttaataaaaacagACATTAAGGTggttatgactttttttttttgctaaacaaggAGGTTATGACTTATGAACGTTAAGTTCTTCCATCTTTCATGGagatcttttattattattgttttttggcACAAGCTTACATTGATATTTTAATACAACGTacagggccggctcaaggcctaggcaagttaggcctaggcctaaggccccactaaaaaacaaaatttttcttgagaaaaaagGTCccattttttatagttaaaggcccaaatttttataaaattatatatattttctaaaggttgtacattttttttattagtgatgtacaaattttactattagcttacaaattgtcatgttattaatcacaaaaaatgtgatataaacattcattagttaaattgatgaaattcatCAATGATAAacaatatcacattatattttgaacattttatagtacttttaattagcgcatttttctttttcatttctattaaaactctcaaaGTACGAGACaaccttaactcaattgaaaccctaaaatattgcaaaaagatgttgcaaatgtgttaaatcatcaattatagattaatctcccctaatagtttgagactttgatttttgtaaactaatatcctacaaaaccatacaccaaataatatctctctctctctctcttaaaatcaaaatataaaattaaaaattagattacaactttatttaactatgcatcgtcttatatccaaaataaagtatcttttccaattgcaatatatttttatttctttttattaatatttataattcaactatgatattcaattctctatatgaaattaacattagtctagttggtattatttatgtatttaatgtatcaaattaaccttaatttgattagtattaaataattttgtttaattaatatttatctaTTAAAGGTCCCGcataaatttttcgccttaggccccaaattatgttgggccgcccctgACAACGTACGTCAAAGTGAATACGTTTCATAGCGTCTGCGCAACAGCGCAACACTAATTACGCATGCCTCTTATTTGCATACTTGCTACTAGTTCTATGCCTCATATACGAAAGCAAAGTTCTGCTTAAGGGCAGAACACCACCTTATAGTTAGTCCCACCATCGCAAGTAAATAAGCTTGTTTGATCATCCTGAGGGTAACTGTAAGCACTCGGGCACTGATCCTTGAAAAAATTGGAATAATATGTAGGTCCACAGTTTCCAGAATTGCAACAATATTCATCGGTCCTGAATACAGTACAAGGATTGTTACACCCACCAGGAGCATTCAATTCATCTGGGCACTGTCCATTGATATCAGCGGCGCATATTATTCCATTGGTGCACCCACCGGAGGTGGGACTAAATTCCATAGGAATATTAAACCCATCAACAAGAGAGATGTCAAAGAAATCCAAGTTTTGCCATTGGTTTAGCCCAAATTCCGCAAGGGTGTTTGGAGGTGCACCATAGGCTTGGCATTGAAGAAGTCCACCACAGTCACCGGTTTCACATTGGCCACGCCCAGAATCATCGAAATCGCACCCAGTTCGAGCCCAAATGCGGGCCCCTGCTGTGCCAGCATTGACGTCAAGGGGCCAAGACTCGCCTGGGTTGAGCTGCCCGCCACCACCGGGCACGGCTGCTGCCCAGACTGTGAAGGGACAATTGTTGCTTATATCAAATCTGGCTGCATGGGCTAAGGCACTTAAAAGAGTTAttaagaggaagaagaaaatgggtAGGTGTTTGGAGAGGCTCATTTTGGGGATTAATAAGAGATTAGCAACAAGATTTAGTGGGCTTGTGCTGTGTTAGGAAATGGGTGAGGGTTTATATAGGCATTAGGGTTGACTATGGGATGTTAATCACGTTATGCTGGGGGACGTCCAACCGAGTTAGTGCCTACTGGAATTTTCACAacccaattaatttttttgttagaaaatttGGTTGTGTTTGTGGTAGGTGGCTTCACTTGAACATGAGACAACCAATGAGTCCAGGCTCCAGCAATCTAACGCCATCCGGCCTAACcctaagaaaataataaatggtTATTGCTAAGTGGTTGTTTTGGGATTTGGTGAATCATGGCCAAAAAAGTATGTGTAAGTGGCTCAATAACATCATTCAGTGTaaggaaataataataataacttcattattttatttgtgaaagaTAACATTTATCTATAATCAATATTTCCGGAATAAGTTTCCTCCATATATTTGTCAACACCATCAGGGACGGAATCAGAATTCGAAGTTGGGAGGGGCCAaagtataaacacaaaaaagtttatgaaaatcaaaactaaCATCTACTCAAGCTTTGTCGAATTTCACCCCATTTATTAACAttataatatcatattttcacaatttggaTTGATTCTGATTTAATCGATGGtaattttttggagttttgtttgaaaattttcatgaatTGGGACATCAACACTAAAGGCAATGCTACATTATCAGCTTCAaattacttgaaattttttctctttaaaaaatcaaatattatagataattttccCATCATCAACCATTCAAATAAAAGTTTCATTATTTCCATATTATATAGCTCTatagtttcaaattttagtccaaaaaataaaccaaacaaacatacccCACAAGCTACAACTACATTAATGTTAAtaagttattttctaaaaatagttaataattcataaaataaaccaaCAAACAAGCGTtatcaattaataatatttattactaatCACTGCACACATTTGATTCATAGTTCCCACATGCTTCACTTTTTGATTGCCAGTTTCTAGtttttctactattttttttaaaaaaaaattatctcatttgTCCTTATCTGACAtctcttttttcaaattcaagagTCAAGACTCAATTATTATTACAAATGATGACTTCTTAAAAAGTACACagtaaactcacacacacaaaacaaattgCACTATTAGCCTATCACAGTGGCAAAATAGACACAAAGGGTAGACATCATGGACATGTATTCCACTCAAactaccttttattttatttccttcaCTTTTTTCTCATCCACCTTATCTTCCCCATTCCCATcaaatatcttttcttttcctccactcACCATCTTGTCTCTTCTTCACCcaaaagataatttttcttCCTCACTAGGAATGGCAATAGGGTGGAGCGAGGCAGTGGCAAAGAACTTTGTCTTGCCCCATCTCTGCCCCTTAGGGCCCTACCCCACCCCGTAAAAtatacttgaaagttgaaattacaaataaatttatcccattaaatcaaactaatttttagcaaaaacttaataatattatctaaatgtttaacaagacaatatcacaacaaaaacaaaaacctcatAGTGTGACACAACAAAATAATCTAAACTCctaatacaaaacaaaataaaaattgcctaGTTCTTCAAAAATAATCTCCACTTTCTTCCATCATTGTGACACCActctcttcttcatcatcataatCATACAGAATGTTTTGGAATGTATCTTCAGTTCCATCTACAGTAGATGAAGAGCctgaaaaaatgtaaaataaatttaatcaaaaaattgaaaaatataataaagaatgCAGCAACATAAATCTTTGCCTAATTAAACTAGTAAGTTTAATTACCATTAATTTCAGCTCATAACCAATTTTGAGCACACATTAATGCCTCCACGGACTTTTGATGAAGTTTACTGCAATGTGGACTTAACAATTGACCACTTGTGCTAAATGATGACTCTGAGGCAATAGTTGACACTGGAGTGGCAATTATATCCCTTGCAATACGTTGCAAAGTAGGATACTTAGGGCCATATATTTCCACCatgccaaaatatcaaaattcatAATTCTTGGCATTAAATCATCCTTAAGGTAATGGTCTAACTCCAATTTAATATTCCCACCCCTTTTTTCTGACTAAGATATCTTTcagaaccaataataacttactgTGTAAACTTTGTTATgtaattgttataaaaatattctgtcaataaaactatttttttaaaagaaaaatagcacaaatttaaaaagtttaaggatataataaaatgtcacaatatttttataatactctTTGTTTTTAGTTGTAGTCAATCCTagagtaatatttttaaatttatttaattttattttggcataTGAAAGATTTGACACCTCAactgttgtgaaaattttgtaaaattttgttgtgttttaacacaattgtaatttttatttagtaaatttCCTTACATGATGGACACATATCCCACTCAAactaccttttattttatttccttcacttttttctcatccacccaTTTCTTCCCCATTCCCATcaaatatcttttcttttcctccactcACCATCTTGTCTCTTCTTCACCTAAAAGACGGTTCTTCTTCCtcactagggatggcaatggggcgagGCGGGGTGTTGGCAAAGACCTTTATCTTGCCCCATTCCTGCCCCGCCTCACAtgacaaagaaaattttcttgccCCATCTCCACCCCTGAGGGCCCTACCCCACCCTgtaaaatatacttgaaattacaaataaatttatcccatcaaatcaaactgAAAGCTCGAATTTGTGTTAAAACATAAGAGCTTGTTCAGACctctaattaaaaattatggctagataacttttactctaacttattctaagtgtggaacaagagtaaataaatgcaaaaaaccgataacactaccctaagccatattcatccattatcatcaataaaatgaaagcttaaagagtagggaagagagatgcaaacacaagataacaccaagaggtgttatcaaagaggaattGAAGAACTCAGTGAAAAATCTCTCCGCGACCTTCCAAGTCGAAgttgatccactagagaataaagttagagtacacaaataacaaaagaccctctaagcctagtctaccctatgtacttgagccctctaaGCTCTTGCTACTAACTGACTTCTCAGAGCCTTGTCTTCCCTAATCCCGCAATTCAgtccgattgcatccgccaatgaatggcttcttccaatgcttcctagcagtaccaaaatctcattttacactcagaatgggtgtggtaagtgtttgggctagcAACCTCTCAAAGAtatagagatggagaggtaggagttgaggaaaaacacaaggaaatgtgtagatgattgtgggtataacaatctctaactctcaagtgtattttctagggttttctctctaaaaagtaCTTCTTacaatttgtgggtaatgtgggtatatatagtgtgggtaaagacttgataaaacaaaacacaacttttttcCAAACCAAAAGTTTTGCGGGTCCTTCGCGGGTTGGCCTTACCCGTGAGATAGTTGCAAAAAATCCAGCCTGACACGACTCTTCATCTTTTAGTCATGTGCTTTACACGTGGCTCTTTTGAGACAGTCGCGAGCTAGTCGCAAAATCCACTTGTTCAACTTTTGAATCTTGATTCTTCACtgatctctcacactcatcccttacaattaaaaCTCACATACATACAgggaaaaatgattgaaaaaattacaatcaaatttgacacggaattaaAGTCAACACAAtatagttggaaatcacaactttacacaaactaatttttagcaaaaacttaataatattatctaaatgtttaacaagacaataccacgacaaaaacaaaaatctcatagtttGACACAACAAAATAATCTAAACTcctaatacataacaaaataaaaatggccTAGTTCTTACTTTCTTCCATCACTATGACAccactttcttcttcatcatcataatCATACAAAATGTTTTGGAATATATCTTCAATTCCATCTACAGTAGATGAAGAGcctaaaaaaaggtaaaaataattttattaaacaattgaaaaatataataaagaataCAGCAACATAAATCATTACATAaattcaattaacattaatttcaGCTCATAACCAATTTTGAGCACACATTATTGCCTCCACGATCTTTTGATGAAGTTTTCTATGATGTGGACTTAACAATTGACCGCTTGTGCTAAATGATGACTCTGAGGCAGTAGTTGACACTAGAATGGTAATGATATCCCTTGCAATATGTTGCAAAGTAGGATACTTAGGGCCATTAGATTTCCATTatgccaaaatatcaaaatccatAGTTCTTGGCATTAAATCATCCTTAAGGTAATGGTCCAACTCCAATTTAATATTCCCACCCTTTTCTTTCTAAATAAGATATCCTTCAAAGTCCCTAAGGGAGTCATCAGCTCACAGATCCTCTACCACACAAGGGCTACGAGTACCTTCCCTACCCATTCTCCCAAAACTGTAGTTAcgaatcattttataacaaatatCTCTAACCCTTTGAATTTCATTATCAGCTTCATCAccataaattattggaaaaTAATATTCTAACAATTCAATCTTATATCTTAGGTCTAAAATGGTTGCCACGACCATAACACCATGAATCACATTCCAataacaatcaaaattttccaacatTTTAAATGCCATACTCCTAATCACATCACTTGCACTTGTAAACCAAGAATTCAAAGCTATTTTTATTTCACACATCTTAGGAAAGAAAAGATTAGTTGTAGGGTATGGGGTACCTGAGAATAGCTCTATTACCTTGTGAAACACTGCCAATCTCTCACATATACTACTTGCTATCTCCCATTCTTCCTCTGGTGGAATGCACTTATAAGATGACTCACATATGTTCAATCAATAAAAGACATTTTGATACTTTATAGCAATAGAGAGCATGAGATAGGTAGAGTTCCAGCGAATCTTACAATCAAGGGCTAGTTCTTTGGTACATTCAACATGTGCTTGTTGGGTTGTCTCTTCAAACTTTTGCCTTCTCTTTGTTGATACAGTCCAAAATCCCACactttttcattccttttcaaTGCATGATCCAATTACATCCAAACCATCctaaataatgaaattaagAACATGTGCTGCATAGCGCATATGCAACACTGATCCATTCATAATAAGTGTACCACGTTGAAGCTTATCTAAGATGATTTTTATAATTGCAACATTGGTACTGCAATTGTCCATAGTCACAGTAGATAACTTCCTATCAATTTTCCACTCCAATAAAGTGTCTGGAAGGACACCAAAAAGCACTTATTTTGTACGTGGAGATGACACATAAATAAACCttaaatgagaaatttaaataattagaacTAACAATTATATAAGttcataaaacatttgaaaagaatttaattaaaacaaaaaatgaatatatatacttttaaaaaaagtatCTCATAACTCGGCTTTGTAATCTTCACAAACCATTAATGAAGTGTGCTTTTACAACCATAAACCCTCGCTTTTTGTTTTGTGAAGTCCGCATATAATTAGTAATAGAAATTCTACCTTGATTCTTATAAATTTCATGCTTTGATTTCTCCCTTTCATTCTCATAGATGCTTAAAATGTCCTTCTTGATTGCGTTCCTAAAAACCATCCTAAAAAATGGTTGAAGagaatttgaatattttctAAAACCAATGTGCTCAACTATAGAAAGGGGATACTCATGCAAGGTGATCATACGAGCAAGTTCATTTCTTGATACATTTTGATCAAAATGATCAGCATTCACACCCGCCATTGAATCCACTTTATTTTGATCCCTcaccaaaaaattttgattcatATCCCTAATGCCTTGAAACTTTCTCCTTGGACATATTTTCACATGGTCATGCAAATGTTTAGTGCCATAATTGGATCCCCTTACTAGCAATATCTTACAATAATTGCACTTAGCCTTGTCTTTCTcatcaactctctctctcttaaagcGATTCCAAACAATTGATTTGTACTTCCCCTCTTCTTCAATTATCTCATTGTTAGGCTAGAAACCTTTTGGCCTATCCAACAGAGGTGATGACAGGGTTGCATTATCTCCATCTACTATCAAAAGAAATTGATTGCTACCAATAGGTGCAGATGGATTGGAGCTACCAATGTTATCATGTGAAgccattttttttcctggtgTAATTTAGCAACTTAGTAATGGACAAACTATATTTCTCCAACAAAGATAATATAGAATaatgggaaagaaagaaaaaattacataaataaaatgaaacaatgAGTTTTAAACTTCCAAGCCAAATATTTGAAGCAGCTGttctaataataaaataaaaactaaaaaataaaaaataaaaacattaaaatacaCCCAATGATCCAAAGCTATCACTTGTATATTCAAATCCCCAAAAGAAATGCTTCAAGATACAAAACCAAACACACCAATAGGTACAGTTAGTTAactttcaagaaaatattttgtttattttttaggcgaaaatgcacttttggcccctacattttgggtcaaTTCTCATTTTAGTCCCAAAATTGATTTCGCTACTAATgtagtttctaaaaaaagaaaattgtttctcttttggtCCTTGTCATCAACCCACTAACGGAAACCTCCTATATGGCAAACGGAATAGCCTGCTTGCTGACGTGGCGCTGACGTGACACTGATGTGGCCATTAAAACACTATTAAAAacattatttggcattttttaaatgccagctcaccattttaattaatgaaaaattaaaacaaaaaaaaaatttaattcctcaattttaattttgattttaaaaaataaaaaaacaaacaagaattttacttttttagttttaaacgattttttattaatctaattaaattaattagaaaattcaaaaaaaagttatcattaGATCATTTTAGTTTTAAGTGTATTTACTTTTCTTTAAGTGAGTTAGTCAAAAGcatcaaatgatttttttttttattatcaaaccattTTAAACCATGATCTGAGTTTAGAGAGAACTCTaccaagaagagagagagagagaaagagatgagtcCGACGGTTTGGAGCAAATCCAGAGGAAGGGGCCAGTGGTGGTTTAGAGAGAAAGGAACTCGATCTCGGCCTCCGTCTTAGCCACCGTCTCGGCCATAATGGAGCTCGCCAATCTTGACCACCGTCTTGGCGTGGGTTTGTTGACTGATTGGCGGGTTTAGTGACTTTTTCGGTGGCAGTGGTGGTCATGTTCTAgaatttttgtgggtttttaaGCTGAAATTCATGTTATGGAGAAATGTTTTTAATTGGTGGGGTGATGGTGGCTTGATTGTGTCGGTCAGTGGTGGTCATGTTCTGgaatttttgtgggttttgagcTGAAGTTCATGTTATGGAGAAATGTTTTTGATCGGCGGGGTGGTGGTGGCTTGATTGTGTCAGTTAGTAGTGGTGGGATCTGGGTTTGATTGTGTTGGTCTGGGTTTGATTGtgttgatttgggtttgttgCGATTGGTTTCTTGATCTAGGTTTGATCTGGGTTGGTTTGTTAActaggtttatgggtttgatttgctGAGAATTCAGTGTTGATTGTGTTAGAATtaggggaagaacatgaagaatttGATGGTCCTGATTTGTAGTAGATCTGATGGTGCTGGGTTTGATGATCTCTGAGGTGTagaatttgggttttttctCCTTGTTTTCATTTATGTCTTAGTGatctgggtttgagttcttaggttgctgggtttgtgtttttgtgatGGATTTGAGTTCTTGGttgttgggtttgatttgggaagaatatgaagaacaagttgtaaaatgaagaacaagttgaagaacattaagaaatttttttt
This region includes:
- the LOC126707913 gene encoding protein P21-like produces the protein MSLSKHLPIFFFLLITLLSALAHAARFDISNNCPFTVWAAAVPGGGGQLNPGESWPLDVNAGTAGARIWARTGCDFDDSGRGQCETGDCGGLLQCQAYGAPPNTLAEFGLNQWQNLDFFDISLVDGFNIPMEFSPTSGGCTNGIICAADINGQCPDELNAPGGCNNPCTVFRTDEYCCNSGNCGPTYYSNFFKDQCPSAYSYPQDDQTSLFTCDGGTNYKVVFCP